GACGCCGCGCTCGATGGCCTGGCAGCGGAGCTTGACCACCCCGAATCACTCGTCAAAACCTCGTCCGTCACCGTGCGGAAAGATCGCGTCCTGTTGGGACTGATCGACGAAGCGTATCGCAAGGCGAAACCGGCTGAGCTTCAATCACTCGATGAGCTGTTCGCTGGCCGGGTGAAGGTCGCTAGGAAAAGCCGAGATCGCACCGCCGTGCAGAGTCTGGCTCAGCAATGGAGGGGACTCGACTGGAGTCGGCAACTGACGGTCCTCGAAGACGAGAAGTCGATCCGCAAGCGCTCCCCTGCCGAAGTCGAACTGCAATTACTCGATGCCGCCGGTTCGGACGATGCGGCAATTGCACTGCAAGCACTGGAAAAACTTGTTCTACGACTTCAGCGGCTTGATATTCGCCAGGATGCCCTGGCAATTCGAGAACGAATCAATCGCGAGTTTGCCGTGGCGAGGCGTCCCGATGGGACTCAGTCGGTCACGCGAGTCAGCAGTGGAGCCCCTTCGATTCGACGTCAGACATCGACTAGAACAACGGGCTGGCCTGCGGTCGAGCCTGTACTGGAATCACTCGATGAGCGCAATTTTGGGATCAATTATGCCCTGATTCCTGTGCATGCAGAACCGGGAAGCCTGGCTAGTCGATTGGATATTTGCGTCGAACGAAATGGCGGCGAGATCCTTTTTCGCGGCGACAATTTCTTTCAGAGCGGACAGACAGAAGAGGATGAACAGAAGTTCAAACTTCCCCCCAGCGTGTCGCCTTATCGCGGCCCGTCATACATGCTGCGCGACGCATGGGGAATTGGACGTGTTGTGATCTGTCTGGTCGGCAGCGAGTTGTTCGCCATTTCACCACTCGAACAACGTGACTTCTGGCCCAGCCCAATTGATCTGCAAAGCTCGCCCAGTGAAACGCGCGTCATTACCGGCCAAGGCGGTGCCAACGAAGGCCGAAACCTTGTCGTCGACCAATCGAATCGACCGATTGGACGCGTGGGGCCTGTCCGTGCCGGTTACTTGTGCTACCAAAAAGGGACAAAGCTTGTTGCCGTCGAGACCAATTCTGGAAGAGCGCTTTGGGAACGGCTTGATTTTCCTGGGGACGCGACCGTCTTGGGAGATGATCACCAGATCTATGTCTGGCGTGAAAACAAGGTTCTCGAAATCTTAAGTGCGCTCGATGGACGAAAGGTCGAAGAGCAAGTCCTGACGAATCCACCAAGCAGCATGTTTCATCACTTGGACTCGCTGGTTTGGACGGTCACACGCGGTCTCGATTCGTCACAAATGGAGTTACACGACTTGCGGACGGGCAAGCCAATCTGGACACGCTCCGCCGCAAGCAATTCCCAGTATGTCGCTCTCGATCCCGAAACGATTGGAGTGGCAACCCCCGAGAACCAATTCCACCTCGTCGACGCGCGATCAGGTGTCTCGCTAGGTCACCCGCTCGACGTCGACACGGCATCCGTGAATGGATTGATCGCATGGCACGATGAAGAACGATGGTATGTCGCGATGACTCAGCCAACAGGGAACATGGGAACGCTTAGGTCATTGCAACCCAGCGATTCGGTGCGAAGGCGATTTATCGCGGGAACGCTGTTTGCTATTGATCGCCACGAGCCAAGAATTCTTTGGAAGAGAACCCTGAAGGACGAACCGATTGCACTCGATCAATCTCGCGCGGCCCCCGTTTTTGTGCAACTTTGGAAACAACCGTCGAAATCCAGTCCAAACGGAACGGAAGGGGTCCTACGTGTCATCGACAAGCGCACAGGCAAATTACTGGTCGAAAAGCGCCGTGATGACCTTCAACCCTATTTCCTCTTGAACCCAGACGTCCAACTAGCCATCCTGGAATTGAAGCTTCAATACGAAACGATTCGTTTTCGCTATTCACTCGATTCATCCGGCGACGCATCGAACGAATCAAAGGGCCGCGAGCATGATCGTGACCGCAAGTAGTGTGTGTGATCTCGTGAACTTGTGACAACGCCTTCTTCTTCAGTCGCGATCGTGAGATGCCCCATGGACCGATCAGACGATTCCGTCATCTATTGGAACGAAAACGTCACCCTCAGGCGATTCCTGGCCGTTTCGTCGTTGCTCTTGATCTGGATCGGCTGTGATCTTGTCCTGCATGGACTGGCGCATCAGGGAATTGACGAATTCGAGTTCTGGCGACGCATCGATACCACGACGGGCATCCCCTTTTCGCGAACGATTTACGAATGGTTGCCCGCCGACTCATGGCGACTGCACCTCTACACCGCGTACTCATTGCCCGGCTTGGGATTGATCGCTCTGGTGCTGCTCGATCGACTGATTCATCAAGGGAAAACGGGCCTGCCTTGGGGAATCACCGCGTGCGGGGGATTGTTTATCGTCGGGGGGGCCGTCTTGGACATGGCGGTGACAGTCGCCCATAGCCCGAATCTCGAATTGGAAGGCAATCCCTACGTGCGAATCTTGCTCGATTCACAGCATTCGCTGGCATTCGTGTATGTCCATGCGTTGTTTACACAATCGCTTTACATCACGTTGTTTTGCGGAATCTGGATCGGCTTTCTCCGACACCGCCAAATTATTGTCGCCACGATCTCGTCCGCGTCTCCCAACTCGTCACTGGAATTCCTCAAAGCCGCAACAGGGGGAGCACACTTGACCGTGCGTCAATGGCTGTTTCCCATCCGCTTTTCCGAAGCCCCGCTGCTGTACCATTACATTTGGTTGATTGCGATTCCAGTGGTTTTCGGAATCAGCCTCTTTCGATGGTACGCGGCGATGGAATGGATCGGCCTGGTCGAGCCAACGGATACCACACGCGTCTGCGTGATCCTTCACGGCGTGTTCAGCACGCTCGTCCTCTACCTGCTCTCGCTCTGGCGACTCTACAGACAATCTGCAGAGTCGATTGTGGAAACCAGTCGATAACGGAAGCAGCCGGCCACGTTCTGGGGACTGGCCTGCATTCCCAATTGTCCGGATTTGAATTGCGCAGATTGAACAATTTTTTCCCACACCTCCGTGGTGAAAATTCGGTCTCCGACACGACGCTCCAGAATCTCAGATGAAGAGTCGCCGGGCATACGCGTCAGGAGAAGACAGTTGACGCATTCTGCTGCGGTTTTGCGTCACGGCGATGGCGACCCATCGAAGCAAAGACCTTAAATCGTGGGGAATTCACGATTCATCGGGGATGGCACGACCAATGCTATCAATTAGAATCTGCAGTTCGCATTATCGTCTGGCCCCTTGGCCAAGGTCATCAGGCGAACCGTCTATCCCATGCGTTGATTTCAAAGGGTGATTTCGTACCGGCACTTATCTATTCAGTCCCAAACGCATGGAGCTCCCGCAAGATTTCCCCTCTTGCGGGAGATTTTTTATGGGCAGAGGCCAACTCAGACGCCGACCCTGAATCCGAACGAGGCCAGCCCATTCGAAGCACAGCAATGGAATGGGCCATAACGCTGCCGTTCATGTCTCGATTCAACAAACGCCATGATCTTCAGCGTTGGTTGATCACGACCTCACCAAGCTCTGAGCGACCGAGATGATCGGGCGCCCCCCCCCCCGTGCAAAGGGCCTTACGCGACTGCCGCCTGCTCGGCCGACGTCGCGGGCACTCGTTTTAAAAGGAACAGCGCCAAACCACGGCACACGGAGGAGGCCGCGAAGACCCACAGATAAGAATTCGCCGAAACCCCCAACCCGTTGAGAATGCTGGCACCAATCACGGAGCCGATCGCAAGGGCCAAACTGTTGGCGACGTTGTACAACGTCAACAGACTGGTTCGTTCGGCTTCGGGAATGGTTTCGAAGAACAGTAACACCAGCGCCAGCTCGTACGCGGCCCAAGCGGTCCCCGCCAAAAGCTGTAACACCAGCAGCCAGTAGTAGTTTGAGCTAACGTCCCAACCAATTGCCAAAGGTGTCAGCCCCAGCCCACCAATCCAGAGCAGCCGATGAGCCCCCATTCGATGAGCCACTCGTCCCCACCAGGGCAGTGTCACAAATTTGGCAAGAAACGAGGAACCAATCAACAAGGCATAGTGGTGGTACTCGTAATGCAATTCTTTGAGCATATACGGCACAAAGAAGGGCCCCGAAATAAAGACCCCCACCTGCATGGCGACTGCGAACACCAGCAGTCGCCCCGACGCCCCGCGCGAAAAATGATGCCACTGTTCGCCGAGAGTTAGGAATCGCATGTCTTGCGGGATCGGATAGGGCTCGCTTTGCAGAGCCAGACAGGCTGCAGAAATCACACGGCAAATGAGAGCCGTCGCAAAGAGTGCCGAAAACACACGTACTTCGGCTCCATACATCTGCCCCGCTTTGAGCGCGAATCCGCCCATCAAGAACCCGGCCAAGGTCATGATCTGGACCAACTTGGCGCGACGGGCGAAGAATTTGGGCCTGATATGCCGAGGGATGATTGTCCCTTGCCACGTATTCCACGCAGGGCCACCACCCAGACTTGTCGCCCAGTAGAGCGACGCAATCACCAACACCGCCGCGGGTGAGATCGTTCCCGCCCAAGATGCCACGATGAGCGGAAACAGCGAGGCGGCTTGCAGTGTCGCACACAACACCACCCAGCGTTTGTGAGACCCAAGAATCCGGATCGCATCCGGCGAAATCAACTGCAATAGACTTCCCAGCAGCTGAGGAACAGCAGCAATCAATGCCGCAAACACCTCGCCCATGCCGATCGCCAGCACGAAGGCAGGAAGAAATGTTTCGCCAATACCGACCGTCACACCATTCGCGGAGCCATCGACGACACTGAGTTGCAGGTCACGTTTGAGCACTTCACTGGGTGGCGAAATCGCGGTCCACTTCGAAGTAATGGGAGGGACCAACCGATTCAAAACCCGCACGGACGACACAATTTCCTCGCTCTCTTCTCGATCAAGACTCACCGAATTCGATTCGGCCGACGACACGTCAGGCAGAGACACAAAAATCGGTTGAGGTTCATTCAAATACACCAGTACAATCGCTTTTCGCCGTATTCTCGGCGAACATTTACAAAGATTATCGGTCGTGTGTGTACTGCAAATCCGCTCGAACGCCCCATGATGCAAAATCGCTGCCGACGGACCGCGAACTTCAACTCATTACATTTAGGTGGCTTTTGGCCGCTTCGAAGTTGGTGTTCACGACTTTGCTAAGACGACTGCAAGTCGCGAAGGCAGCAACATGCATAGAATCAGGGCACCTGCTTTCCGTGAACAGCCTGAAATCCGCGAAAGAGACTTCACCCAAGCCCATCTGATGCGGCCTCCAAGCATGACGAAACCAATGCCCGGCACTTGCAACGGCGACTGCACCCACAGCAGATTCTTGCCGCCCTGCATAAGATACTCTGTCGATCATGAAATGACGAAGAGCGATTTACGAAGACTTAATAGAACTCGTCTGTTCTTCACAAATCCGCGGTGAGATCAAAACTTGTAACATCCGACAGTCCAATATCTGATCAGAGCGACAAGGATTTTTTCAGAGGAAGCCCCAGTCACGATGCCGGAACTCCGAATGAATCTTGTATTGGCAACGCGATCATCGTCTCAGACATTACCTCGAACGATCCGCATCAAGCTTTTCTTTTGCGTGTTGGCTTCAGGAGTGTTGATGTCGCAGGTGTCGCCTGCCGCGGAAATGGCGTCGGCCCGGCGAGGATTCGAGTTCCTTCGAACTCATGAATATCTGCCACCGGACTTCGACGACGACGTCTTTGACGAACTGTGGACTGTCTGGCCCGAGCAAGACCGCAAAGCGGCGGAATCCGCCGACCCCAGCACCCGACGACGACTGACCTTTTCCTACTACGGACTGATCACGGCGCCCGACGATCTTGATGGAAAAAAACCGGCGTTTGGATATGTTGCGGCCGATCGCGGCAACTGGGTCATGAACTGCCTGGCATGTCACGGCGGAAAAGTCGCCGGACGAGTCATTCCAGGACTTCCCAATTCACACACCGCGCTGCAGACGCTGGCGGAAGATGTGCGGACAGTCAAAATTAAACAGGGCAAAGCACTCGCTCATTTGGACTTGGGCTCGTTGCAAATGCCGCTCAGCACCACAAATGGAACAACTAATTCGGTTGTGTTTGGAATTGTCCTGGGTGCCTATCGCAATCCCGACATGACAGTCGATCTCCAGCGCCCGTTCCCACAACTCGTCCACCACGACATGGACGCACCTCCCTATTGGAACGTGAAAAAGAAAACATCACTTTACGCCGATGGCTTTTCGCCCAAAACGGCGCGCCCGCTGATGCAATTCATTTTGCTACCGCGCGTGACTCCGGCTCAGCTGACCGAGTGGGAGCCCGAATTCGCAGACATGCTCGCCTGGATTGAATCGCTCGAAGCTCCCAAGTATCCCTTTGAGATCAATCGAGAACTTGCATCACGCGGCGAACCAATCTTCACCAAGAACTGCGCCAGGTGCCACGGAACATATGGCGCAAGCGGTGTTTATCATCAGCAGACGATCGACATTGATGAAGTTCAAACAGACCGATTGCGCCTGTCGTCCCTCTCGCCAGAACACCGTTCCTGGATGAAAAAAGGCTGGATGAGCCGCTTCGGCGAGGACCCCGTCGAGACGAACCCGGTTGGATACGTCGCACCACCGCTCGACGGAATTTGGGCCAGCGGACCGTATTTCCACAACGGATCGGTTCCCACTCTGTGGCACCTGATGCACCCGGAAACTCGTCCCAAGGTTTGGAAACGGACAGAAGACGGATACGACGAACAACGTGTCGGCCTGGAAATCAGCACCTTCGACGAAATTCCGCGGACGGCCAAATCCCCCGCAGAACGTCGCCGCTATTTCGACACACGCCTGCCAGGAAAAAGTTCCGCTGGCCATTTGTTTCCGCAAACCTTGACCGAGTCCGAGAAAGAAGCGGTCTTGGAATATCTGAAAACCTTGTGATCAAGGCACAAAAAATCCCAGAAATCTCCACGGGTGACGCACCCATTCAGCCGATCGCAGTCGGCCATCCGGGCATTGCAGTGGACCGGGTTTGCGTGGAAATCAGCGTGACTGGCTCGCTTGGAAACTGCGATAATTATCCGATCAGAGAATCTTGGTACCAAATCTTTGAGATCAACGGTTGAATGGATTGCGAATACACGTTACCTTTCCCGTTCCGCAAAAACCGGGGACGGTCCCGTTTCGTGTTTGCGCTATACGGTTTAAGGTCTAAGTTGTGATTGCTCCTCGCACTACATTCTTGAAGGCGGCCGATCGCGGTCCCGGCGGAAATCATCAGCCAAAGTGGTATGTCGTCGACGCAGACGGAATGACCGTTGGTCGTTTGGCGACGCGGTTGGCAACAATCCTGATGGGTAAACACCGTCCGGACTACACCCCGCATGTGGACACTGGCGATTACGTCATCGTGGTCAACGCCGACAAAGTTCGCTTCAGCGGCGGCCGCATGGCTCACGATGAATTCCCCTACTTCACCACAAAGATGGCAAAAAAGAGCTATGTGTGGTTTACGGGATGGCCTAGTGGACAACGAACCATTCCTGCGATTGACCTTTGGGCCAAGAACCCAACGGAAATCCTGACGTTGGCCGTCAAGCGAATGCTGCCCAAGAACGCGTTGGCAGCGCACATGCTTGCCAAGCTCAAATTGTTCAAGGGCCCAGATCACACACATCAGGCTCAGCAGCCAGAACCGCTGCCAGCGCACTTGGCACCGAAGTAACGACGCCAGTTGACGTTGCCACGATCGGTTCAGTCTTTTTCCCATTTTCTTTCCGTTGAGCATAGATCCGATGGACGACACGACCACAACGACGACCACGCCAGAACCCACCGAATTGAGCTTCTCTTCGACGCCTGAGCCTGTTGTGGCCGCGCCGGAACCCGTTGTCGTGAAAATCCACGGCAAGCTCGATCGGAATGGCGTTGCGATCGGCACCGGACGACGCAAGACGTCTGTCGCTCGCGTCCGCCTTAAGGCTGGAAACGGCGCCACCTCGATCAATGGCCGCCCGCTGCAGGAATACTTCAATAACATCCGCGATCTGCAGATGATTGAAGCACCGCTGCGAGCCACCGAAAAGCTTGGTCAAGTTGATTTGTGGGTGCGAGTCAGCGGTGGCGGCACCACTGGACAGACCGGTGCGATTGTCATGGGTATTGCCCGTGCTCTTGAAGCCCTTAACCCCACGTTTCATAGCTTGCTGAGCGAAAACGGCTACCTCACGCGAGACAGCCGAATGGTCGAACGCAAGAAATACGGCTTCAAGAAAGCCCGCCGAAGCCCGCAGTTCTCGAAACGCTGACCCCACTCGGGACGTTCGCGTCTCGGTGTTTGCTGCGATCTAAAGAGCCTGAGCCTTCTCTAGGACTCTTGAACACACGCCCCGCCCGGATTTGACTCCGTGCGGGGTATTTTCTTATGTCGAATCACACGCCCCAACAGATCAGCGAGAATCGACGCAGTGACGCGTGCCCGCTGATTGACCATTTCCCGGCATCACGCCCTCCAGACCGCTTGTGAGCAGATTGCTCAGCATTCCCGAAGTCATTCCGCGTTGTGATGGGAACACGGATGGACCAGTCACATGCATCATCGACCGCACGGACATACAAGCGACTGCTTCAGCCTGATCTCAAGCTGATGCTGATCGAGAATGACGT
This genomic interval from Schlesneria paludicola DSM 18645 contains the following:
- a CDS encoding MFS transporter, giving the protein MYLNEPQPIFVSLPDVSSAESNSVSLDREESEEIVSSVRVLNRLVPPITSKWTAISPPSEVLKRDLQLSVVDGSANGVTVGIGETFLPAFVLAIGMGEVFAALIAAVPQLLGSLLQLISPDAIRILGSHKRWVVLCATLQAASLFPLIVASWAGTISPAAVLVIASLYWATSLGGGPAWNTWQGTIIPRHIRPKFFARRAKLVQIMTLAGFLMGGFALKAGQMYGAEVRVFSALFATALICRVISAACLALQSEPYPIPQDMRFLTLGEQWHHFSRGASGRLLVFAVAMQVGVFISGPFFVPYMLKELHYEYHHYALLIGSSFLAKFVTLPWWGRVAHRMGAHRLLWIGGLGLTPLAIGWDVSSNYYWLLVLQLLAGTAWAAYELALVLLFFETIPEAERTSLLTLYNVANSLALAIGSVIGASILNGLGVSANSYLWVFAASSVCRGLALFLLKRVPATSAEQAAVA
- a CDS encoding c-type cytochrome is translated as MSQVSPAAEMASARRGFEFLRTHEYLPPDFDDDVFDELWTVWPEQDRKAAESADPSTRRRLTFSYYGLITAPDDLDGKKPAFGYVAADRGNWVMNCLACHGGKVAGRVIPGLPNSHTALQTLAEDVRTVKIKQGKALAHLDLGSLQMPLSTTNGTTNSVVFGIVLGAYRNPDMTVDLQRPFPQLVHHDMDAPPYWNVKKKTSLYADGFSPKTARPLMQFILLPRVTPAQLTEWEPEFADMLAWIESLEAPKYPFEINRELASRGEPIFTKNCARCHGTYGASGVYHQQTIDIDEVQTDRLRLSSLSPEHRSWMKKGWMSRFGEDPVETNPVGYVAPPLDGIWASGPYFHNGSVPTLWHLMHPETRPKVWKRTEDGYDEQRVGLEISTFDEIPRTAKSPAERRRYFDTRLPGKSSAGHLFPQTLTESEKEAVLEYLKTL
- the rplM gene encoding 50S ribosomal protein L13 — translated: MKAADRGPGGNHQPKWYVVDADGMTVGRLATRLATILMGKHRPDYTPHVDTGDYVIVVNADKVRFSGGRMAHDEFPYFTTKMAKKSYVWFTGWPSGQRTIPAIDLWAKNPTEILTLAVKRMLPKNALAAHMLAKLKLFKGPDHTHQAQQPEPLPAHLAPK
- the rpsI gene encoding 30S ribosomal protein S9, whose product is MGTGRRKTSVARVRLKAGNGATSINGRPLQEYFNNIRDLQMIEAPLRATEKLGQVDLWVRVSGGGTTGQTGAIVMGIARALEALNPTFHSLLSENGYLTRDSRMVERKKYGFKKARRSPQFSKR